Genomic window (Pseudomonas xantholysinigenes):
AGCTGCGCCTGGCCCTGAGCCTGACCATCGAGCAAGCCCAGTGGGCGGCGCTCAACGGTGAGAGCAAGGTTTATGCCCAGGCCCTGGACGATGCGCGCAGCGTATTGCTGGCCAACTTCAACCCGGACAATCCGCAAAGCAAGGCCATGCTCGACAGCCTCAACCAACTGGCTGAACAGCCGGTGTCGGTGGTCACGCCTGACCTGAGCGAAAGCCTGGCCGCGGTGCAGGCCTACATTCAACGGCGCCACCAGCCGGCCGCCGCCGAGGGGGCCAAGCCATGAAACGTGTCTACCTGCTGGCGGTGCTGGCGATCGTGATCGCCGCGGCGCTGGGCATCGCCATCGCCAAGCACAGCGGCTACGTGCTGATCGCCTATGGCGGCTTCCGTTACCAGTCGGGGCTGTGGGCCGCGCTGGGGGCCTTGGTCGGGCTGGTGTTGCTGCTTTTGGTGCTGCGTTACCTGGTTGGGCTGGTACTGACCTCCAGTGGCGTGGTCAATCCCTGGTCACGGCGCAACCGTAGCCGGCGCACCCGCATTGCTGTCGAGCAAGGGCAGCTGGATCTGGCCGAGGGCCGCTGGGCCAGCGCCCAGCGCCACTTGCAACGCGCCGCAGAGTCTGCCCGGCAACCCTTGCTGTATTACCTTGGCGCTGCCCGTGCCGCCAATGAACAGGGGCGTGTCGATGACCGCGACAACCTGCTCGAACGCGCCCTGGAGCGTCAGCCCCAGGCCGAGCTGGCCATCGCCCTGACCCATGCCCAGTTGCAGATGGACCGGGGGGAGAACGACGGCGCGCTGGAAGCCCTGCAGGCCATGCAGGAACGTCATCCACACAATGCCCAGGTGCTGCGCCTGCTGCAGCGTCTGCACCTGGAGCGCGGCGACTGGCCGGCGCTGATCCGCCTGGTGCCTGACCTGCGCAAGCACAAGGTGCTGCCGCCAGCGGAACTGGCGGACCTGGAACAGCGTGCCTGGGGTCAGAACCTGGGGTTGGCCGCGAGCCGTGGCGACGACCCGCAGACCGCCCGCCAGGCACTGGAGCGTGCCTGGCAGCAATTGACTGCGGCGCAGCGCCAGGAGCCTCAGCTGGTGTCGGCGTATGCCGAGCAATTGCGTCAGAGCGGCGCCCAAGGCGAGGCCGAACAGGTGCTGCGCGCGGCGCTCAAGCGCGGCTACGAGAGCCACTTGGCGCGGTTGTATGGCCTGGTTCGCGGCGATGATCCGGCGCGCCAGCTGCAGACCGCGGAGGGCTGGCTCAAGGAGCACCCACAGGATCCAAGCCTGTTGCTGACCCTGGGGCGCCTGAGCTTGCAGAATCGCTTGTGGGGCAAGGCCCGCGACTATCTAGAGAGCAGCCTGCGCCTGGAGCGTAACCCCGAAGCCTGCGCGGAGCTGGCGCGGCTGCTGGCCGGGCTGGGTGAAACGGAGCGCAGCAACCAGCTGTTCCAGGAAGGCCTGGGGCTGCTGGACGAACGGCTGCTGGCCTTGCCGCTGCCAGAAGGCGTACAGGCCTGACCACTCGGGGCATGCTCCTTCTGTAGAAGCCAGCCTTGCTGGCGAACCTGGTGCTGCGCCGGTGTTCGCCGGCAGGGCCGATGTCCACA
Coding sequences:
- a CDS encoding heme biosynthesis protein HemY encodes the protein MKRVYLLAVLAIVIAAALGIAIAKHSGYVLIAYGGFRYQSGLWAALGALVGLVLLLLVLRYLVGLVLTSSGVVNPWSRRNRSRRTRIAVEQGQLDLAEGRWASAQRHLQRAAESARQPLLYYLGAARAANEQGRVDDRDNLLERALERQPQAELAIALTHAQLQMDRGENDGALEALQAMQERHPHNAQVLRLLQRLHLERGDWPALIRLVPDLRKHKVLPPAELADLEQRAWGQNLGLAASRGDDPQTARQALERAWQQLTAAQRQEPQLVSAYAEQLRQSGAQGEAEQVLRAALKRGYESHLARLYGLVRGDDPARQLQTAEGWLKEHPQDPSLLLTLGRLSLQNRLWGKARDYLESSLRLERNPEACAELARLLAGLGETERSNQLFQEGLGLLDERLLALPLPEGVQA